One window from the genome of Nitrosospira multiformis encodes:
- a CDS encoding MFS transporter has product MPIMTVTTRHTVIVDIGFRIVLVFAMALPMLILYAISTLGPLLGRDLRFEPALLGYLVMSSFGLAAILSLWAGAIVDRMGSRYALMVLFSAIALAFTLMATVKDFYGLVAATAICGIAQALANPVTNLLIAQQVPPDKKAKVVGLKQSGVQVAALFAGLILPGIAFQYGWRAALGMIVPVALLFAISTPLFTPGKRGGTVKGFMFSLPNSLLLRLMGIQFCVGISLSAFVTFLPSFAIRQGMPLSLAGTLIAVFGVMGIISRIVLTPIGAKLKDESLLLLMLITIAACTIAVTMLASPETHWRLWIGAIGMGLTAVGTNAIAMSMLIRDPAFGPVTAASGFISVAFFGGFALGPPLYGALSSYSEGSLGWSTLIGVLLCACIMSLALASTRRSKTQASTMMVCAAERTKAADI; this is encoded by the coding sequence ATGCCGATAATGACCGTTACCACCCGGCACACAGTGATTGTAGACATCGGGTTCCGGATTGTCCTGGTATTTGCCATGGCCTTGCCTATGCTGATCTTATATGCCATCAGCACCCTTGGGCCGCTCCTTGGCCGCGACTTACGCTTTGAACCCGCACTACTGGGTTACCTGGTAATGAGTTCATTTGGCCTAGCGGCCATCTTATCACTCTGGGCGGGTGCTATCGTGGATCGCATGGGTTCACGTTATGCGTTGATGGTGCTTTTCTCTGCCATCGCGTTGGCTTTCACCCTGATGGCAACAGTAAAAGATTTTTATGGATTAGTGGCGGCGACTGCTATCTGCGGTATCGCCCAGGCACTCGCGAACCCTGTCACAAATTTGCTGATCGCGCAGCAGGTTCCGCCTGATAAGAAAGCAAAAGTCGTGGGGCTCAAGCAATCCGGTGTTCAGGTAGCGGCCCTCTTCGCCGGCCTGATACTCCCCGGTATCGCATTTCAATATGGCTGGCGTGCCGCATTGGGCATGATTGTTCCGGTCGCGCTGTTATTCGCAATCTCGACGCCTTTGTTCACTCCCGGGAAGCGCGGCGGAACAGTTAAGGGCTTCATGTTCTCGCTGCCAAATTCGCTCCTGCTGCGGTTGATGGGCATTCAGTTTTGCGTCGGAATATCGCTCTCTGCCTTCGTCACATTCCTGCCCAGCTTTGCCATCCGGCAAGGTATGCCGTTATCCCTGGCCGGCACCTTGATTGCGGTTTTTGGCGTGATGGGAATCATCTCCAGGATAGTGTTGACGCCTATAGGAGCGAAACTCAAGGACGAATCGCTGCTTCTGCTCATGCTGATAACGATTGCAGCTTGCACGATAGCAGTGACGATGCTAGCGAGCCCGGAAACCCACTGGCGGCTATGGATCGGCGCGATTGGCATGGGACTTACCGCGGTAGGCACCAATGCAATAGCAATGAGCATGTTGATACGAGATCCGGCTTTTGGTCCGGTGACTGCCGCATCCGGCTTTATTTCGGTTGCCTTCTTCGGCGGCTTCGCGCTGGGCCCGCCGCTGTATGGCGCCTTGTCCAGCTATTCCGAAGGGTCGCTGGGCTGGAGTACGCTGATTGGTGTGCTTCTATGCGCCTGCATCATGTCGTTGGCGTTGGCCTCCACGCGCCGGAGCAAGACACAGGCATCAACCATGATGGTCTGCGCCGCTGAGCGTACGAAGGCCGCGGACATTTAA
- a CDS encoding alpha/beta fold hydrolase, translating into MELISSKDGVPIACWHGGVGETLLLVHGTSGDHFAWAPVLATLERHFNVWTIDRRGRGHSGDANRYALERECEDIAAVIDAIGGTVHLLGHSFGGLCALEAANLTSNIGGLVLYEPPISLAGSGWSAELDRSMQTLLDAGNREGALLLFFRDIVKTPSHEIAAMQAGLHWPERIAAAHTIHRELQSIDRYVFEPFRFHALRIPVLLLLGGESPSRRHLIAETLHQALACSAIKILPGQQHSAMRTAPDLFAHEVVKFLNVRGLRTLSGADHHG; encoded by the coding sequence ATGGAATTGATTTCCTCCAAGGATGGAGTACCCATCGCATGCTGGCATGGCGGCGTAGGGGAGACCTTGTTACTTGTGCACGGCACCTCTGGCGATCACTTCGCATGGGCACCGGTATTGGCCACGCTTGAACGCCACTTCAATGTGTGGACCATCGATCGGCGGGGACGTGGCCACAGCGGCGACGCCAACCGCTATGCACTCGAACGCGAATGCGAAGATATCGCCGCGGTCATTGATGCCATAGGGGGTACCGTGCACCTCCTCGGACATTCCTTCGGAGGGCTCTGTGCCCTGGAAGCTGCAAACCTGACTTCAAACATCGGCGGACTTGTCCTCTATGAGCCACCCATTTCGCTGGCTGGGAGCGGTTGGTCGGCCGAACTTGACAGATCCATGCAAACGTTGCTGGATGCGGGAAATCGAGAGGGAGCACTGCTGCTTTTTTTTCGAGACATCGTCAAAACACCATCCCATGAGATTGCTGCCATGCAGGCTGGATTGCACTGGCCAGAACGAATCGCCGCAGCTCACACGATTCACCGCGAATTGCAGAGTATTGACCGCTACGTCTTCGAACCCTTCCGGTTTCATGCCCTGCGAATTCCTGTTTTGCTCCTGCTCGGTGGCGAAAGTCCCTCACGTCGCCATCTTATTGCCGAAACGCTTCACCAAGCTCTGGCTTGCAGTGCGATCAAGATCCTCCCGGGACAGCAGCATAGTGCGATGAGAACCGCTCCCGATTTATTCGCTCATGAAGTTGTAAAGTTTTTAAATGTCCGCGGCCTTCGTACGCTCAGCGGCGCAGACCATCATGGTTGA